In the Enterococcus saigonensis genome, one interval contains:
- the clpB gene encoding ATP-dependent chaperone ClpB, translating into MNIEKMTTTLQEAIAQAQQIAVTRHHQEIDIAHLWKIFLQPNHFGRNFYTDAGVNIASFEREVDQAIDEYPSVAGGNVAYGQSISQNLFNLLNEADQLRESFGDEFLATEIVILALMKLKNYRLTKYLVNQGITEKELRNNIETMRGGEKVTSKNQEEQYKALEKYGVDLVQQVKAGKMDPIIGRDEEIRDVIRILSRKTKNNPVLIGEPGVGKTAIVEGLAQRIVRKDVPENLKDKTIFSLDMGALIAGAKFRGEFEERLKAVLKEVKKADGRIILFIDEIHNIVGAGKTEGSMDAGNLLKPMLARGELHMIGATTLDEYRQYMEKDKALERRFQKVLVTEPTVEDTISILRGLKERFEIHHSVNIHDNALVAAATLSDRYITDRFLPDKAIDLVDEASATIRVEMNSMPTELDQVTRRLMQLEIEEAALKKESDDASKKRLDILQAELAELREEANAMKMQWETEKEEVNKITTKRSEIDKAKHELEDAENNYDLERAAVLRHGTIPQLEKELESLEEKGTDDHVRLVQESVTEEEIATVVGRMTGIPVTKLVEGEREKLMKLNETLHQRVIGQDEAVNAVSDAVIRSRAGLQDPNRPLGSFLFLGPTGVGKTELAKALAENLFDSQEHMVRIDMSEYMEKHAVSRLVGAPPGYVGYEEGGQLTEAVRRNPYTIILLDEIEKAHPDVFNILLQVLDDGRLTDSKGRVVDFKNTVMIMTSNIGSQLLLEGVTSEGTIPEAVKEQVMNLLRGHFKPEFLNRIDDTILFTPLSLENVKGIVDKIIAQLSKRLEDQEITLKINEDAKAWIAENAYEPAYGARPLRRFITREVETPLAKEIVSGRVLPKTKVTISLLNDQLVFQNEAITE; encoded by the coding sequence ATGAATATTGAAAAAATGACGACAACTTTACAAGAAGCTATCGCGCAAGCACAGCAAATTGCGGTAACTCGTCATCATCAAGAAATCGACATTGCTCATTTATGGAAAATTTTCTTACAGCCCAATCATTTTGGACGTAATTTTTATACAGATGCTGGGGTTAATATCGCATCTTTTGAAAGAGAAGTTGATCAAGCAATTGATGAATATCCAAGTGTCGCTGGTGGTAATGTAGCTTACGGTCAAAGCATAAGCCAAAACTTATTTAATCTATTAAATGAAGCAGATCAATTACGAGAAAGTTTCGGAGACGAATTTTTAGCAACTGAAATCGTGATCTTAGCGTTAATGAAATTAAAGAATTATCGTTTGACGAAATATCTGGTGAACCAAGGAATTACAGAAAAAGAACTACGCAATAATATTGAAACAATGCGAGGTGGGGAAAAAGTGACCTCAAAAAACCAAGAAGAACAATATAAAGCACTGGAAAAATACGGTGTTGATTTAGTGCAACAAGTTAAAGCTGGCAAGATGGATCCCATTATTGGACGGGATGAAGAGATTCGTGATGTCATTCGGATTCTATCTAGAAAAACAAAGAATAACCCAGTTTTAATTGGAGAACCTGGGGTTGGTAAAACAGCTATCGTGGAAGGTTTAGCGCAACGAATTGTGCGCAAAGATGTCCCAGAAAATTTAAAAGATAAAACTATTTTCTCGCTTGACATGGGTGCGTTAATTGCCGGCGCCAAATTCCGTGGTGAATTTGAAGAACGTTTGAAAGCCGTTTTAAAAGAAGTAAAAAAAGCAGACGGACGCATTATTCTTTTTATTGATGAAATTCACAATATTGTCGGGGCCGGGAAAACTGAAGGTAGCATGGATGCTGGTAATTTATTAAAGCCAATGCTTGCTCGTGGTGAACTGCATATGATTGGTGCTACAACGCTAGATGAATATCGACAATATATGGAAAAAGATAAAGCACTAGAACGTCGTTTCCAAAAAGTTTTAGTCACAGAACCCACAGTAGAAGATACGATTTCTATTTTACGCGGTCTAAAAGAAAGATTTGAAATTCACCATAGTGTTAATATTCATGATAATGCTTTAGTTGCTGCTGCAACCCTTTCTGATCGTTATATTACTGATCGCTTTTTACCGGATAAAGCAATTGATTTAGTCGATGAAGCAAGTGCGACAATTCGGGTAGAAATGAACTCGATGCCGACAGAATTAGATCAAGTAACTCGGCGCTTGATGCAGTTAGAAATTGAAGAAGCTGCTTTGAAAAAGGAAAGTGATGATGCATCGAAAAAACGGTTAGACATCTTACAAGCAGAATTGGCAGAACTACGTGAAGAAGCCAATGCTATGAAAATGCAGTGGGAAACTGAAAAAGAAGAAGTAAATAAAATCACGACTAAACGGTCTGAAATTGATAAAGCCAAGCATGAATTAGAAGATGCTGAAAACAATTATGATTTAGAGCGTGCAGCAGTACTTCGTCATGGCACCATTCCGCAATTGGAAAAGGAATTGGAATCACTTGAGGAAAAAGGAACAGATGATCACGTGCGCTTAGTGCAAGAATCGGTTACAGAAGAAGAAATTGCCACCGTGGTTGGTCGTATGACTGGTATTCCCGTAACGAAATTAGTTGAAGGAGAACGGGAAAAATTGATGAAGTTAAACGAAACACTGCATCAACGCGTCATCGGTCAAGATGAGGCAGTCAATGCGGTAAGTGATGCTGTCATTCGCTCCCGGGCAGGGTTGCAAGATCCCAATCGTCCGCTAGGATCTTTTCTATTCTTAGGACCAACTGGGGTAGGAAAAACAGAATTAGCTAAAGCACTAGCTGAAAACTTATTTGATTCACAAGAGCACATGGTACGAATTGACATGAGTGAATACATGGAAAAACATGCGGTCTCTCGTTTAGTAGGAGCCCCTCCAGGCTATGTGGGTTATGAAGAAGGTGGGCAATTAACCGAAGCTGTGCGGCGCAATCCGTATACAATTATTCTCCTAGATGAAATCGAAAAGGCACATCCTGATGTTTTTAATATTTTACTACAAGTTTTAGATGATGGCCGCTTAACAGATTCAAAAGGTCGGGTAGTAGACTTTAAAAACACTGTTATGATTATGACCAGTAACATTGGATCACAACTTTTGTTAGAAGGTGTGACAAGCGAAGGTACAATTCCAGAAGCGGTAAAAGAACAAGTCATGAATTTATTACGTGGGCATTTTAAACCGGAGTTTTTAAATCGTATTGATGATACCATTTTATTTACACCATTAAGTCTTGAAAACGTAAAAGGTATTGTCGATAAAATAATTGCTCAATTGTCCAAACGTTTAGAAGATCAAGAAATTACTTTGAAAATCAATGAAGATGCTAAAGCTTGGATTGCAGAAAATGCTTATGAACCAGCATATGGTGCACGTCCTTTACGTCGTTTTATTACCCGTGAAGTGGAAACACCACTGGCCAAAGAAATTGTGTCAGGTAGAGTTTTACCAAAGACCAAAGTCACGATTAGTCTTTTAAATGACCAATTAGTTTTTCAAAATGAAGCAATAACAGAGTAA
- the lepA gene encoding translation elongation factor 4 gives MNLAEMKKRQEMIRNFSIIAHIDHGKSTLADRILEQTHTVTSREMQDQLLDSMDLERERGITIKLNAVELNYTAKDGQTYIFHLIDTPGHVDFTYEVSRSLAACEGAVLVVDAAQGIEAQTLANVYLALDNDLEILPVINKIDLPAADPERVRQEIEDVIGIDASEAVLASAKAGIGIEEILEQVVEYVPSPSGDLNAPLKALIFDSIYDSYRGVVLNVRVMDGVVKPGDKIQLMSNGKTFDVTEVGVFSPKAIARDYLMVGDVGYITAAIKTVQDTRVGDTVTLANNPATEALEGYRKMNPMVFCGLYPIDTSRYNDLREALEKLQLNDAALQFEPETSQALGFGFRCGFLGLLHMDVIQERLEREFNLELITTAPSVIYHVNKTDGTQVIVDNPADFPDPVSIQDVEEPYVKAQIMVPNDYVGAVMELSQRKRGDFVTMDYLDDYRVNVVYEIPLSEIVFDFFDKLKSSTKGYASLDYEMSGYRTSKLVKMDILLNAEKVDALSFIVHRDFAFERGKAIVEKLKKLIPRQQFEVPVQAAIGQKIVARSDIKALRKNVLAKCYGGDVSRKRKLLEKQKEGKKRMKQIGSVEVPQEAFMAVLKMDDQDNAK, from the coding sequence ATGAATCTAGCAGAAATGAAAAAAAGACAGGAAATGATTCGGAATTTCTCCATCATTGCCCATATTGACCACGGAAAATCCACGCTGGCAGACCGTATTTTGGAACAGACCCATACGGTGACGAGTCGGGAAATGCAAGATCAATTGCTAGACTCAATGGATTTGGAACGAGAACGCGGTATTACAATTAAATTAAACGCAGTCGAATTAAATTATACAGCCAAAGATGGTCAAACGTATATTTTTCATTTGATTGATACTCCAGGACACGTCGATTTTACGTATGAAGTTTCTCGCAGTTTAGCAGCTTGTGAAGGTGCGGTTTTAGTGGTCGATGCGGCGCAAGGAATTGAAGCACAAACATTGGCCAATGTTTATTTAGCGTTAGATAATGATTTAGAAATTTTGCCAGTTATTAACAAAATCGATTTACCAGCAGCGGATCCAGAGCGTGTACGACAAGAAATAGAAGATGTTATCGGTATTGACGCGAGTGAAGCTGTCTTAGCTTCGGCAAAGGCTGGAATCGGTATTGAAGAAATTTTAGAACAAGTTGTGGAATATGTTCCATCCCCAAGCGGTGATTTGAATGCACCACTAAAAGCACTGATTTTTGATTCGATTTATGACAGTTACCGTGGTGTGGTCCTGAATGTACGGGTAATGGATGGCGTTGTGAAACCAGGAGATAAAATTCAATTAATGAGTAATGGTAAAACCTTTGATGTCACGGAAGTTGGTGTCTTTTCACCTAAAGCAATTGCCCGCGATTATTTAATGGTGGGCGACGTAGGGTATATTACAGCTGCAATTAAGACAGTTCAAGATACGCGCGTTGGTGATACTGTTACCTTAGCGAATAATCCTGCGACAGAAGCATTAGAGGGATATCGTAAAATGAACCCTATGGTATTTTGTGGGTTGTATCCTATCGACACCTCTCGTTATAATGACTTACGAGAAGCGCTAGAAAAACTACAATTGAATGATGCCGCCTTACAATTTGAACCAGAAACTTCACAAGCATTAGGTTTTGGGTTCCGATGTGGTTTTTTAGGGTTGTTACACATGGACGTTATCCAGGAACGTTTAGAAAGGGAATTCAATTTAGAGTTAATTACAACGGCTCCATCTGTTATTTATCATGTAAATAAAACAGATGGTACACAAGTCATTGTGGACAATCCGGCTGATTTTCCAGATCCTGTCTCTATTCAAGATGTAGAAGAACCTTATGTAAAAGCTCAAATTATGGTACCTAATGATTACGTGGGAGCAGTTATGGAGTTGTCTCAGCGTAAACGAGGTGATTTTGTCACGATGGATTACTTAGATGATTATCGTGTCAACGTTGTTTATGAAATTCCATTATCAGAAATTGTTTTTGACTTTTTTGATAAATTGAAATCCAGCACCAAAGGCTATGCTTCTCTTGATTATGAAATGTCTGGTTATCGTACAAGCAAGCTAGTAAAAATGGATATTTTATTGAACGCTGAAAAAGTTGACGCTCTAAGCTTTATCGTTCACCGCGACTTTGCTTTTGAACGTGGGAAAGCGATTGTTGAAAAATTGAAAAAACTAATTCCTCGCCAACAATTTGAAGTTCCTGTCCAAGCGGCAATCGGGCAAAAAATTGTTGCTCGCTCTGACATTAAGGCTTTGCGGAAAAATGTATTGGCCAAGTGTTACGGTGGAGACGTCTCTCGGAAACGTAAATTATTAGAAAAGCAAAAAGAAGGTAAAAAACGAATGAAACAAATTGGTTCTGTGGAAGTACCACAAGAAGCCTTCATGGCCGTTCTGAAAATGGACGACCAGGATAACGCGAAATAG
- a CDS encoding MSCRAMM family protein — translation MNKRKKAIVVIAVFAILLPMLEGLFSISSLWKTSASEPTPTALIDTDFLKVSYTVQNDTEKGVTSWLVHYDYDMVKAPNTINDAYEKGKLKIKLINGDIVSAADSNLQLPENQFQAGSVEKGSWIEEKSFATDGKGSFKYTAAIGSEPKLALQFDGENPVVIDSISTVATSAETSEEETVPSATEEFEIVENILVGKLADTYTLKGPAVENSAEKPQNQEKNIDNTKEAGQLRNTRALSATTVGKDLIISQDAIVDKVYVISKSSQEGKDEYKPTIKHKNNNTAAHSGDYNSAELALGDNTYKLFTDGAAGTTIAYNKPKNGTNPYYAAINASNSKDKTTTMQFNDGKTMKNEEITLIYDHVGGYIGADGVTPKKVGAVVHLTNIIIGPSATWNSKDLNPWMEFSHNLFSGVIYGNIHKFDIEFNFFDAEKYPNASDKKIPGDFINFSDDSAATMTFASLNGYDNIALHSNVTATKAHEFAGRIDGGEAGAVGSTLEFKSNGSCAYDKNTYYSKDGTNTFTDYLGGATFATAAVTFPMTGVSHKYKFGSTQGRAWNTFASSSLAQVNQNPPTKTVQPLKQYQKGDSWDNPTGAESGFNQRYYNDLDRYNDGNDPWSLPEKYRVKGHDADKGDLADGVPEKASRFVKTDQEHYYFINQETIDVSSKSLIVPKQYIIEDTLPSGVKLSNDTWKNSIVLYNLDGSTINSPFTNASSYDSATGVLKLTLSETASRKINEQSGKDGYYGKDFSLRLKVKVTNTVDDKINDLMENKAKVTFVYGTTTEQKPVFESNLVHTKVRDKKTTIEFEKIDGQGNPLSGVGFTLYESGEKTSLASATSGNNGKVTFNHPVAPGNYVIKETQTPEGYEPIDDLKVTVDQNLNVTIKDSANNPITDNKVENHLYPFRLELQKIDGFGSALKGATFTLTKDSETYTATSNPEGKITFTEDLKPGTYTLTETNTPAGYTSAGSWTIVISEDKTATLDDKALTVAYDATAQRWMISPNEKTGKIVNQIKPFELSILKVADYTDAKLANATFELFEKTDVAFDNPLAEATTGNDGKAIFKDSNKEVYKLEAGKSYWVKEKDAPDGYILLEHPFELAVGENGEVTVKYNQSNVAVSDIHVNLTSDSANNTIQLTAKNTPEGSLPTTGGQGIKKFMTLSIAVLAIVGGLGAFYVYRNKKGGA, via the coding sequence ATGAATAAACGTAAAAAGGCTATTGTGGTTATTGCGGTCTTCGCAATATTGCTGCCCATGTTAGAAGGCCTATTTTCAATATCATCATTGTGGAAGACTTCAGCAAGTGAACCAACACCAACAGCATTGATAGATACAGATTTTTTAAAGGTGAGTTACACTGTCCAAAATGATACTGAAAAAGGGGTAACAAGCTGGTTAGTTCATTATGACTACGATATGGTGAAAGCACCAAATACTATTAATGATGCCTATGAAAAAGGGAAACTCAAGATTAAGCTAATAAATGGGGATATTGTTTCGGCAGCAGATTCCAATCTTCAATTACCAGAAAATCAGTTTCAAGCTGGTAGTGTAGAGAAGGGGAGTTGGATTGAAGAGAAGTCTTTTGCCACTGACGGAAAAGGAAGTTTTAAATACACGGCAGCAATTGGCTCTGAACCCAAATTAGCATTGCAATTTGATGGTGAAAACCCAGTCGTGATTGATTCAATCAGTACGGTAGCTACTTCTGCTGAGACAAGTGAAGAAGAAACAGTACCATCGGCGACAGAAGAGTTTGAGATAGTAGAAAATATTTTAGTTGGCAAATTGGCTGATACCTACACATTAAAAGGTCCAGCAGTCGAAAATTCAGCCGAAAAACCACAAAATCAAGAAAAGAACATTGACAACACAAAAGAAGCCGGGCAACTACGAAATACTAGAGCGCTATCCGCAACAACAGTTGGTAAAGATTTGATTATTTCCCAAGATGCTATTGTGGATAAGGTTTATGTGATATCTAAATCAAGTCAAGAAGGAAAGGATGAGTACAAGCCAACAATTAAGCATAAAAATAATAACACTGCAGCTCACTCAGGTGATTATAATTCTGCAGAACTAGCATTAGGTGATAATACGTATAAACTTTTCACTGACGGAGCTGCCGGTACCACTATCGCTTATAATAAACCAAAAAATGGTACAAACCCATACTATGCAGCAATTAATGCTTCAAATAGTAAAGACAAGACTACTACGATGCAATTTAATGATGGGAAAACGATGAAAAATGAGGAAATTACCTTAATTTATGACCACGTAGGAGGTTATATTGGTGCTGATGGTGTAACTCCCAAAAAAGTCGGAGCCGTTGTTCATCTGACAAACATCATAATCGGTCCTAGTGCTACTTGGAATTCAAAAGATCTGAATCCATGGATGGAGTTTTCTCATAATCTATTTTCAGGTGTGATATATGGAAATATCCATAAATTTGATATTGAATTTAATTTTTTTGACGCTGAAAAATATCCAAATGCAAGCGATAAAAAAATTCCTGGAGATTTCATAAACTTCTCGGATGATTCTGCTGCTACGATGACTTTTGCCTCTTTAAATGGTTATGATAATATAGCTCTTCATTCTAATGTAACAGCGACAAAAGCTCACGAATTTGCAGGCAGAATTGATGGAGGAGAAGCTGGGGCTGTAGGAAGTACGCTAGAATTTAAATCAAATGGCTCTTGTGCTTACGATAAAAATACGTATTATAGCAAAGACGGAACCAATACGTTTACAGATTATCTTGGTGGAGCAACCTTCGCTACAGCTGCTGTAACTTTTCCAATGACTGGCGTATCACATAAGTATAAGTTTGGTTCAACACAAGGACGTGCGTGGAATACATTTGCCAGTTCTAGTTTGGCACAAGTCAATCAGAATCCGCCAACTAAAACTGTTCAACCACTAAAACAGTATCAGAAAGGCGATAGTTGGGACAATCCAACTGGAGCTGAGTCTGGATTTAACCAGCGCTATTACAATGATTTGGATCGATATAATGATGGCAATGATCCATGGTCTTTACCAGAAAAGTACCGAGTCAAAGGCCACGATGCAGATAAGGGTGATTTGGCAGATGGAGTTCCTGAAAAAGCTTCGCGTTTTGTAAAAACAGATCAAGAGCATTATTACTTCATTAACCAAGAAACAATTGATGTTAGTTCAAAATCGTTAATTGTGCCTAAACAATATATAATTGAAGATACGTTACCAAGTGGGGTCAAACTCTCTAATGATACCTGGAAAAATAGTATTGTGTTGTACAATCTCGATGGTTCTACAATTAATTCTCCATTTACTAATGCATCGAGTTATGATAGTGCTACGGGCGTTTTGAAATTGACTTTATCTGAAACAGCTTCTCGAAAAATAAACGAACAATCTGGTAAAGATGGCTACTACGGTAAAGATTTTAGCCTACGCTTGAAAGTTAAAGTTACCAATACTGTAGATGATAAAATTAACGATTTAATGGAAAATAAAGCGAAAGTGACCTTTGTTTATGGAACTACCACGGAACAAAAACCAGTCTTTGAGTCTAATCTGGTACACACTAAAGTTCGCGATAAGAAAACGACGATTGAATTTGAAAAGATAGACGGTCAAGGTAATCCATTATCAGGTGTTGGATTTACTTTGTATGAAAGTGGTGAGAAAACTTCTTTAGCGTCTGCAACTTCTGGTAATAATGGCAAAGTTACGTTTAACCACCCGGTTGCACCAGGTAATTATGTTATTAAAGAAACACAAACTCCTGAAGGCTATGAACCAATTGATGATTTAAAAGTGACCGTTGATCAAAACTTAAATGTAACGATAAAAGACAGTGCTAATAATCCGATAACGGATAATAAAGTTGAAAATCACTTGTATCCATTCCGATTAGAGCTACAAAAAATAGATGGATTTGGTAGTGCATTAAAGGGGGCAACCTTTACTTTAACAAAAGATAGTGAGACATATACTGCAACATCAAATCCTGAAGGGAAAATCACATTTACTGAAGATTTAAAACCAGGAACTTACACGTTAACAGAAACCAATACACCAGCTGGTTATACTAGTGCAGGATCTTGGACAATTGTGATCTCTGAAGATAAGACGGCAACGCTTGACGATAAAGCCTTAACGGTAGCATACGATGCAACTGCTCAACGATGGATGATAAGTCCTAACGAGAAGACTGGCAAGATTGTCAATCAGATAAAACCTTTTGAACTATCCATTTTGAAAGTCGCTGATTACACAGATGCGAAATTGGCTAACGCTACCTTTGAATTATTTGAAAAAACGGATGTGGCCTTTGATAACCCGCTTGCAGAAGCTACGACTGGAAATGACGGAAAAGCAATATTTAAAGATAGTAACAAAGAAGTATATAAATTAGAAGCTGGAAAATCGTATTGGGTAAAAGAAAAAGATGCGCCAGATGGTTACATTTTATTGGAACACCCGTTTGAATTAGCTGTTGGAGAAAATGGTGAAGTTACAGTGAAATATAACCAAAGCAATGTAGCTGTTAGTGACATTCATGTTAATTTAACTTCAGATAGCGCAAATAATACAATTCAATTAACCGCCAAGAATACACCAGAAGGTAGCTTGCCAACAACTGGTGGTCAAGGTATTAAGAAATTTATGACGCTGTCGATAGCGGTTCTGGCAATTGTCGGAGGATTAGGCGCCTTTTATGTTTATCGAAATAAGAAAGGGGGCGCTTAA
- a CDS encoding pilin N-terminal domain-containing protein, whose protein sequence is MKKIMTSIMALLLLLPLVFTFNSIGETIAEAADNPEEVTIYLHKRIFRDLRWKNNKELENWEYQNDGLQIVGEQLTEQDNTLLENSLPLNGAMFDIYDATPWYKDVKEKGQLPNGVKVTSQKDFVDYVATLSRKEAIKMAEESKLTKVNAQAIVSHKTEMPDGRTLEGIATFPNLPIKSGNEDAAYLILETGLTEKKDLNVDIEKLGRPLLISLPISVNGENLSHIHLYPKNVGYVRDPYFFKFGKDGNKDLGPIAGAKFAIYREENGKKLYLDMSDVNDLKNKWVESENPLYDDRVNIFESDKDGLVNTGARFLPSGTFYFEELQSAEGFIIGNNEKRIKIEVPESWYDADGNYLPVLIDGQPMLENPDGEVPEKAMEEKTPRVYNSKTTTTTTTTTTDSSTPTDSSTPAETPQDSTPTTSSTTTGTSRGRLPQTLGELVDTVATTARRMLPRTNEGKAAFSLVGVILAGGAVFLWKKKNDKDDK, encoded by the coding sequence ATGAAAAAGATTATGACAAGCATAATGGCGTTATTACTGCTATTACCTTTAGTGTTTACTTTTAATAGTATTGGGGAAACTATCGCAGAGGCCGCCGATAATCCTGAAGAAGTGACAATCTATCTACACAAACGAATTTTCCGTGATCTTCGTTGGAAAAATAATAAAGAGCTGGAAAACTGGGAATATCAAAATGACGGTCTGCAAATTGTCGGTGAGCAGTTAACGGAGCAAGATAATACGTTATTAGAAAACTCATTACCATTAAATGGAGCGATGTTTGATATTTATGATGCAACCCCTTGGTATAAAGATGTCAAAGAAAAAGGACAACTGCCAAATGGAGTTAAAGTTACTTCACAAAAAGATTTTGTCGACTATGTCGCAACTTTATCTCGAAAAGAAGCAATTAAAATGGCTGAAGAATCAAAATTAACTAAAGTAAACGCGCAAGCGATTGTTTCGCATAAAACGGAAATGCCAGATGGCCGGACGTTAGAAGGAATTGCAACATTTCCTAACTTACCAATTAAAAGTGGTAATGAAGATGCAGCTTATTTAATTCTAGAAACAGGATTGACAGAGAAAAAAGATTTAAACGTTGATATAGAAAAACTAGGGCGCCCGTTATTGATTTCTTTGCCAATTTCAGTTAATGGTGAAAACCTATCGCACATTCATCTTTATCCAAAAAACGTTGGCTATGTTCGTGATCCATACTTCTTCAAATTTGGGAAGGACGGAAATAAAGATTTAGGACCAATTGCAGGAGCAAAGTTTGCTATTTATCGAGAAGAAAATGGAAAAAAACTTTATCTTGATATGAGTGATGTCAATGACCTGAAAAATAAATGGGTAGAATCAGAAAATCCGTTATATGACGATCGCGTTAATATTTTCGAGTCAGATAAAGATGGACTAGTCAATACTGGGGCTCGCTTTTTACCATCAGGGACATTCTACTTTGAAGAGTTGCAAAGTGCAGAAGGTTTCATTATTGGCAATAATGAAAAAAGGATCAAAATCGAAGTTCCTGAGTCTTGGTACGATGCAGATGGTAATTACTTGCCGGTATTAATTGACGGTCAGCCCATGTTAGAAAATCCTGATGGCGAGGTGCCAGAAAAAGCAATGGAAGAAAAAACACCTCGTGTGTATAATTCAAAAACAACAACAACAACAACAACAACAACAACTGACTCGTCAACACCAACCGATTCATCAACACCAGCAGAAACACCACAAGATAGTACGCCAACAACTTCTTCAACTACAACAGGTACTAGCCGTGGTCGTTTGCCACAAACGTTGGGAGAACTGGTAGATACTGTTGCCACAACAGCACGTCGTATGTTGCCAAGGACAAATGAAGGAAAAGCCGCTTTCTCATTAGTCGGTGTCATCTTAGCCGGGGGCGCGGTCTTCTTGTGGAAGAAGAAAAATGATAAAGACGATAAGTAA
- a CDS encoding GNAT family N-acetyltransferase: protein MEEHFRDELQILPVEEKDVDQFNELLSYVFQITESDIEESGFDSKKEMIKSKKPILELSKVFGWFHKNQLISQIAIYPCEVNIHGAAYKMGGITGVGTYPEYAGHGLMQDLVKKALETMREDEQWISYLYPYNIPYYRRKGWEIMSDKLTFKIRDTQLPKPVDVSGMVERQDVDHPDVFTVYDTFAKQNHGALKRSHFHWEEYWRYENEEQRTAAIYYDNQGNPTGVLFYWVAEEIFHVKEMFYLNQEARNGLWNFISAHFSMVYWVKGNIYKNEPLAFLLEDSQITETIEPYYMARIVDVAEFLQKFPFESFNGTFHFVVNDPIADWNNDTFSVIGKDDDVTIQKGTTLGPAVEIDIQTLSCLLMNYRRASYLYRIERLQTDNKRTIHLLEQIIPDMEAYFSDYF from the coding sequence ATGGAGGAACACTTTCGCGACGAATTACAAATTCTACCAGTGGAAGAAAAAGATGTTGATCAATTTAACGAATTATTAAGTTATGTTTTTCAAATTACGGAATCAGATATTGAAGAAAGTGGATTTGATAGCAAAAAAGAAATGATTAAATCCAAAAAACCGATTTTAGAATTATCCAAAGTATTCGGCTGGTTTCACAAAAATCAGTTGATTTCACAAATCGCCATTTATCCTTGTGAAGTAAATATTCATGGCGCGGCATACAAAATGGGCGGAATTACAGGTGTCGGCACTTATCCTGAATATGCTGGTCACGGATTAATGCAAGATTTGGTGAAAAAAGCACTGGAAACCATGCGCGAAGATGAACAATGGATTTCCTATCTCTATCCTTACAATATCCCCTACTATCGACGTAAAGGCTGGGAAATCATGTCGGATAAACTAACATTTAAAATTCGTGACACCCAATTACCCAAACCAGTTGATGTTTCTGGGATGGTGGAAAGACAAGATGTCGATCATCCTGATGTCTTTACTGTCTACGATACATTTGCTAAACAAAACCACGGTGCGCTAAAGCGTAGTCATTTTCACTGGGAAGAATATTGGCGTTATGAAAATGAAGAACAACGAACTGCCGCAATTTATTACGACAATCAAGGCAATCCGACTGGCGTTTTATTTTATTGGGTCGCAGAGGAAATTTTTCATGTTAAAGAAATGTTTTATTTAAACCAAGAGGCTCGAAATGGTTTGTGGAATTTTATTTCCGCCCATTTTTCAATGGTCTATTGGGTGAAAGGGAACATTTACAAAAATGAACCATTAGCCTTTTTGCTAGAGGATAGTCAAATTACCGAAACAATTGAACCTTATTATATGGCTAGAATCGTTGATGTGGCAGAATTTTTACAAAAATTTCCTTTTGAATCTTTTAATGGTACTTTTCATTTTGTTGTTAACGATCCTATTGCAGATTGGAACAATGATACTTTTTCTGTTATTGGTAAAGACGATGACGTCACTATTCAAAAAGGGACGACCTTAGGACCGGCAGTCGAAATTGACATTCAGACGCTAAGCTGTCTTTTAATGAACTATCGGCGGGCTTCTTATTTGTACCGCATTGAACGGCTACAAACAGACAACAAAAGAACGATTCATCTGCTTGAACAAATTATTCCAGATATGGAAGCTTACTTTAGTGACTACTTCTAA